In Opitutia bacterium, a single genomic region encodes these proteins:
- a CDS encoding chemotaxis protein CheW, translated as ATEIEPTPEFGTRVDTTYLLGMAKVKGDVKTLLDIDRVVAPETMQSIAAAA; from the coding sequence GCCACCGAAATCGAGCCCACGCCCGAATTCGGCACCCGCGTCGACACCACCTACCTCCTCGGCATGGCCAAGGTCAAAGGCGACGTGAAAACCCTCCTCGACATCGACCGCGTCGTCGCCCCGGAAACCATGCAATCCATCGCCGCCGCCGCCTGA